The Pirellulales bacterium region ATCGGCACCGGCCGCGGGCTCAATGACGTGCGGAATGTAGCGTTCTTTTTTCATGTCGTCGAAGTAGCTCAAATCTTTCCCGCTGCCTCGGTAGCGCGGCTTGCCATCGGGCCCTTTTTCCAATTCCAGCGGACGAGTTTTCGGATCGAGCTTGCCTTCCATGTGGCTGCGCAAATCGAAATCGCCACGGTGGGCAATGCCCTCCAGCTCGCCATATTCGCCCGCCGCCAAAAACGGAAAGGCATATTCAATGTCGGAAGTACCGCACGAATAGTGGCTCAGTTCGTCCGCGCCATGCTCGCGCAATTGCAGCCGGGTGCTCGACAGGCCCAGCCCGGTGTACCACTTCATCCGTCGATCGCGCCAATAGGTATACCACTGCGGCGATTGGCTGGGGTGGCAGAAAAACTCCATTTCCATTTGCTCGAACTCGCGGCTGCGGAACGTGAAGTTGCGGGGCGTAATTTCGTTGCGAAAGCTTTTGCCCATTTGCGCAATGCCGAACGGCACTTTGACGCGGCTGGAGTCGCACACGTTTTTGAAATTGACGAACATGCCTTGCGCGGTTTCGGGCCGCAGGTACGCTGCATCTTCTTCCCCGCCCAGCGCGCCGATGATCGTTTTGAACATTAAATTGAAATCGCGCGGGGCGGTCAGTTGGCACTTTTCAAACTCGCCGGGATGTTTGCTGGGCTTCAGCGGACACTGGCTGGTGGGAATGTGATCGATGCGAAACCGGCCCTTGCACCCGTCGGTGCGGCAATCGACCATTTTGTCCACGAATAAATCATAATGGCCGGAGCACTTCCAGACTTGCGGGTGCATGATGATGGAGCAATCCAGCCCGACCATTTCGTAGGCTTCGGGGGCTCCTGGCGGCACGGCAATGTCATCGTGGCCGGTAACCATTTCGCGCCACCAGGCCTCTTTGACGTTGCGTTTGAGCTCCACGCCCAGCGGGCCGTAATCCCAAAAGCCGTTGAGGCCGCCGTAAATTTCGCTGCTTTGAAAAATAAAGCCCCGCCGTTTACACAGCGAGACCAGTTTGTCCATATCCATGGGCGAAAGAAGGGGTTCAGGGTTCAGCAGTCAAACGTCATTAGCCGCGGTGTCGACGCCGCACTTTACGGCTTAGCAATTCCACGGCAGCATATCGTTATGACGGCGACCTGACAATGCGCCACCCGTCAGGATCGAATACCGGCACAAAATCGTAGCGATCGACTTGCGCCGCATCGGCAATATCGCGCGCCAGCCCAACGCCGAGGAGATTGCTCCCGCCCTGAGTTTCTTTGAGCACTTCAACCAGGCGTTGGTTCGCGCGGCGGTCGGGGGGACGAACCTTTCCCATGGCCTGGCGCCACACATCGCGGGCGATGCGGGCTTCGTCGTTCAGGGCCTCTTCCTCGACAATTCGGCCGGCCAGTTGTTCGACCAGCGATCCAGCAAACAGCACGTCTTCCCGCGTGATTCGGCCACGGGTGCCCGCGCACAGCAAGTGCATGGGCAAATCGCCGGTCAGTTCATTCAGCACCGCGGAAAAATTCACGAAGGAGCCAATCAACACGCGCCGCGAAGTGCTGCACGCCACCAGCGCCTGCGTGCCGTTGGTGGTCGTGAACACGATGGTTCGGCCGGCAACCACTTGCGGCGTATATTCGCAGGGAGAATTGCCCAAATCGAAACCGTCGATGGGTAATCCACCCCGTTCGCCTCCCAGCAACGGTTCGGATTTCGCACTGTGAATGGCTGGCGCTACCGTGGTTGCAGTGGCGCCGCTGAGTTCTGCTGCCGCGGCCACCAGCGCTTTGGCCGAGGCCTGGCGATGCCGACCCAATTCCGCAGCTTTGTGCCGCGCTTGCTCCACTTCGGCACAGGCAATCACTTCGCGCGCGCCGGCAGCCAAAGCCGTCGTGATGGTAGTCGTGGCGCGCAACACATCAATCACCACCACGACACCGGCGGCCAACTCCTCAGGAGTTGTCAGGGCCGGCAGAAAGTGAACGGATAAAGTGCTATACATGGTCTCTGGTGGCTGGTGGTCTTGGGGATGGTCGTCTGGGATGGCGGCTGGTGCGAGCCCAATTTGCCATCTGACGGGAAAGCGGCAATCGCCATACAATCTTATTGAATCATACGGCATGGTTCGATGGCCGGGGGAGCGGGAATAACTCAAAATCGAAAATTGCCATGGCGGTTGATAAATCGGAAAGTCGGGTGCGGCGGATGTTTGCGGAAATTGCGCCCCGCTACGATTTTCTCAACCATTTGCTCTCGTTCGGCATCGATCGGTATTGGCGGTGGCAAACCGTCCGCCGGGTGCCGATGGCGGGCGATGCGCCGCTGCTGGATTTATGCACTGGCACCGGCGATTTGGCCCTGGCTTATGCGCGCCGCATGTCTGCGGCGGGGCACATTATTGGGTCCGATTTCTGCCACGAAATGTTGGCCATTGGCCGCGAAAAGGGAACCCGTGCCGGATGCGATGGCCGGTTGACTTTTGTCGAAGCCGATGCCCAACGGTTGCCGTTTCCGGACAATCAATTTCAAATTGTATGCGTGGCCTTCGGCCTGCGGAATATCACCAACACCGATGTGGGATTGCGCGAAATGGTGCGGGTGTGCCAGCCCAGCGGCCGTGTGGCCGTGCTGGAATTTTCGATGCCCCGGAGGCAGCCCGTCCGCGGACTATATCGCTGGTTTTTCCGACGCGTGCTGCCGAAAGTAGGCCAGGCGGTATCCCACAGCACGTCGCAAGCCTACAATTATTTGCCAGAAAGCGTGGGCGAATTTCCCGATGGCGAAGCTTTGTCCGCGCGCATGAAAGCGGCCGGATTGAGCGGCGTGCAATTCTGGCCGTTGACGTGCGGCATCGCCACGCTGTATGTGGGAGTGAAATCAGAGGAT contains the following coding sequences:
- a CDS encoding glycine--tRNA ligase, whose amino-acid sequence is MDKLVSLCKRRGFIFQSSEIYGGLNGFWDYGPLGVELKRNVKEAWWREMVTGHDDIAVPPGAPEAYEMVGLDCSIIMHPQVWKCSGHYDLFVDKMVDCRTDGCKGRFRIDHIPTSQCPLKPSKHPGEFEKCQLTAPRDFNLMFKTIIGALGGEEDAAYLRPETAQGMFVNFKNVCDSSRVKVPFGIAQMGKSFRNEITPRNFTFRSREFEQMEMEFFCHPSQSPQWYTYWRDRRMKWYTGLGLSSTRLQLREHGADELSHYSCGTSDIEYAFPFLAAGEYGELEGIAHRGDFDLRSHMEGKLDPKTRPLELEKGPDGKPRYRGSGKDLSYFDDMKKERYIPHVIEPAAGADRATLAFLCEAYHEDQAPDEKGEMQTRVVLKLHPKLAPLKAAVFPLVKKDGMPEMAQEIYRALKQQMNVYYDEKGAIGRRYRRQDEAGTPFCITVDGQSLQDKTVTVRDRDSLEQQRIKMDDVVDDICKRIG
- a CDS encoding 2-phosphosulfolactate phosphatase codes for the protein MYSTLSVHFLPALTTPEELAAGVVVVIDVLRATTTITTALAAGAREVIACAEVEQARHKAAELGRHRQASAKALVAAAAELSGATATTVAPAIHSAKSEPLLGGERGGLPIDGFDLGNSPCEYTPQVVAGRTIVFTTTNGTQALVACSTSRRVLIGSFVNFSAVLNELTGDLPMHLLCAGTRGRITREDVLFAGSLVEQLAGRIVEEEALNDEARIARDVWRQAMGKVRPPDRRANQRLVEVLKETQGGSNLLGVGLARDIADAAQVDRYDFVPVFDPDGWRIVRSPS
- the ubiE gene encoding bifunctional demethylmenaquinone methyltransferase/2-methoxy-6-polyprenyl-1,4-benzoquinol methylase UbiE, with protein sequence MAVDKSESRVRRMFAEIAPRYDFLNHLLSFGIDRYWRWQTVRRVPMAGDAPLLDLCTGTGDLALAYARRMSAAGHIIGSDFCHEMLAIGREKGTRAGCDGRLTFVEADAQRLPFPDNQFQIVCVAFGLRNITNTDVGLREMVRVCQPSGRVAVLEFSMPRRQPVRGLYRWFFRRVLPKVGQAVSHSTSQAYNYLPESVGEFPDGEALSARMKAAGLSGVQFWPLTCGIATLYVGVKSEDRGVRGAE